In Candidatus Manganitrophus morganii, the genomic window AGCATGCGGCGGCCTACCGGCAGCTCTCGCTTCTGCTCCGGCGTCCGCCGGGACGCGAAGCCTATCCGGGCGACGTTTTCTATCTCCACTCCCGTCTTCTGGAGCGGGCGGCGAAACTTCATCAAAGCCTCGGCGCCGGCTCATTGACGGCGCTGCCGATCATCGAAACCCAAGCGGGCGACGTCTCGGCCTACATTCCGACGAACGTCATTTCGATCACCGACGGGCAGATCTATCTGGAGACCGATCTCTTCTATGCCGGCATCCGGCCGGCGATCAACGTCGGTCTCTCGGTCTCCCGCGTCGGCGGAAACGCGCAGACCAAAGCGATGAAAAAGGTCGCCGGACGGTTGCGTTTGGACCTCGCGCAGTATCGGGAATTGGCCGCCTTCGCCCAGTTCGGCTCCGACCTCGACAAGGCGACCCTGGCGCAGCTCCGGCGTGGAGAGCGGATGGTCGAGCTCTTAAAGCAGGACCAGTACCAGCCGTATTCGCTCTCTCATGAGGTGATGTCGATTTATGCCGGAACGTCCGGGCACCTGGACGATATCGAGGTCCTGGAGGTCCGCCGGTTCGAGAAGGCTTATCTGAAAATGATGGATGAGCGCTATCCGGAGGTCGGCCTCGAAATCGAAAAGAACAAAGCGCTGACCGACGAGCTGACCCGGAAGATGGACGAAGCGATTACCGCCTTTAAGAAGGAGTGGCGTCCGGTGGAGGCGCGTTAGAGATGCCGGTTCTGACCCTTCGGCAGCTCCGCGAGCGAATTCGCGGCGCCCAGAAGACGAAGCAGATCACCAGGACCATGCAGATGGTCGCCGCTTCCCGCCTCAAGAAGTCCGAGGAGAAATTCCGGCAGGCCAAGCCGTTCGCTAAAAAGATGGAGATGATCCTTTCCCATCTTCAGCAGTTCAGCGAGGAGTTTACGCATCCTTTCTTCGAGAGCCGGGAGGTCAAGTCGATCGGCCTGGTGGTCGTCACGTCGGATCGGGGCCTCTGCGGCGCTTACAACGGCAACGTAATCGCGCGGGCGGAAGAGTTTCTTGCCGAGCACAAGGCGCAGACCGTCAAGTTGATGCTGATTGGAAAGAAGGGGTACGACTATTTCAAAAAACGGGATTGGCCGATCCATCTGAATGCGCTCGATATCGCCGGCAAGGGGGACTTCCAACGAATTTCCGAGATTACCCAGCAGATTATCCAGGCCTACCTCTCGCGCGAGGTCGACGCGGTCTATCTGATTTTTACGAGCTATATTTCGGCCCTGTCGGTCAAACCGATCTGCGTGAAGTTCCTCAACCTTCAGCAGGAAGGGGAGGTCAAGCCGATCCAGACGATTTTGGAGCCGAGTCTTCCTGAAATCCTCGATCAGTTCCTGCCGCAGTTTGTGACGTCCAAGATGTATATCTCTCTGATGGAGGCATTCACGGCGGAGAACTCGGCGCGGATGATCGCCATGAAAACGGCGACCGATAACGCGAAGGAGATGATCGAGCGACTCACCCTCCAGCGCAACAAAGCGCGACAGGCGGCGATTACGAAAGAGATTTTGGAAATTGTCACGGCGGGTGAGGCGCTGAAGGCTTAGCACCGGTGAAATGCTCCTTCTTTAGATGGAGCGATGACTAAAGATGACAAGGAGATGAAGATGGCAACAGCAACAACGACAGGGCATATTGTTCAGGTGATCGGTCCGACGGTCGATATCCGGTTTCCGGCCGAACAGCTTCCTCCCATCCTCAATGCGGTGAAGATCGAAGATGCCAAGTTAGGCATTAACCTGATTGTGGAAATTGCCCAGCACATCGGAAACGACATCGTCCGTTGCATCGCGATGGGGTCGACCGATGGTCTGGTGCGCGGCATGGAGGCCAAAGATACCGGCGCGCCGATCTCCGTCCCCGTGGGTGAACAGTCGCTCGGGCGAATCTTCAACGTCCTGGGAGAGACGATCGACGGCAAGGGAGGCATTGCCAAGCCCGATCAGCGTTGGCCGATCCATCGGCCGAGCCCTTCTTTCGAAGAGCAGGTGCCGGTCGCTTCGATTCTGGAAACCGGAATCAAGGTGGTCGATCTTCTCGCCCCTTACGCGAAGGGAGGAAAGGTCGGACTCTTCGGCGGCGCCGGGGTGGGAAAGACCGTCATCATCATGGAGTTGATCCGGAACATCGCGACCGAGCATGGCGGCTACTCCGTCTTCGCCGGCGTGGGAGAGCGGACCCGCGAGGGGAACGAGCTCTACATGGAGATGAGCGGATCGGGAGTGCTCGACAAAACCGTTCTCGTCTTCGGCCAGATGAACGAGCCGCCCGGCTCCCGGTTGCGGATCGGTCTTTCGGCATTGACGATGGCCGAATATTTCCGCGATGAAAAGGGGCAGGATGTGCTTCTCTTCGTCGACAATATTTTCCGGTTCGTTCAGGCCGGCTCCGAGGTGTCGGCGTTGTTGGGGAGAATGCCCTCCGCCGTGGGATACCAGCCGAGTCTCGGAACCGAGATGGGCGAGCTGCAGGAGCGGATCACCTCGACGACCAAGGGGTCGATCACATCGGTTCAGGCCATTTACGTTCCGGCGGACGACATCACCGATCCGGCGCCGGCGACGACCTTCTCCCACCTTGATGCGACGACGGTGCTTTCCCGGCAGATTGCGGAGCTGGGGATTTATCCGGCGGTCGATCCGCTCGATTCAACCTCTCGCCTCATGGACCCGCGAATCATCGGCGACCAGCATTATCAAACCGCCCGCGCGGTCCAGCGGACACTGCAGCGCTACAAAGATCTTCAAGACATTATCGCCATCTTGGGGATGGACGAGTTGTCCGAAGAAGATCGGGTCACGGTGCAGCGCGCCCGGAAGATCCAGCGGTTCCTCTCCCAGCCGTTCTTCGTGGCGGAGACCTTCACCGGCATCCCGGGGAAATATGTGAAGCTGGCCGACTCGATCAAGAGCTTCCAGATGATCGTCGATGGAAAATACGACAGTCTCCCCGAGCAGGCGTTTTACATGGTCGGAACCATCGAAGAGGCGCAGGAAAAGGCGGAAAAACTCAGAAAATAAGGGGAACGTTATTCGTGAATTGTTATTCGTTAAACGTAAATTTAAGATCCGAATCCTCACACGTTTAACGAATCGCGAGCCACGTTTAACGAATAGACAATGGCTGAAAAAACATTTCATCTCACCGTGATTACACCCGATCGGGTCTTTTTCGACGGCCCGGTTCGATCGATCGTGGCCCCCGGAGGCGACGGAAGCCTGGGGGTCTTGGTCGATCATGCCCCGCTCATCACCACCCTCCAGACCGGCCGGCTTTCGGTCACCTCTCCCGAAGGAAAAGTGCAGTCCTTCCTCATCGGTCCCGGCTTTCTCGATATTCTCAAAAACGAGGTCGTCCTCCTGACCGAGTCCGCCAAGGCGGACCATCCGACAAATTTGTCTTAAAAAAACCTTGACAACCGAATGACGTAAGTGATATAGTCGGGCCGGTTTTTTTAAATCTATTGCCAGTATATTTCCGCTTAAGTATATTTAAACTACTTATCAAATCTGATTGAAAGGGGGTGACGGGGTTACCAAGGCATCACTCTATTTGCTTGTTCGTTAATATCTCTATATCTCTATTCGGTTGTGAATCTGTTTAGTTCTACTCTGGTTAATTCGGAAAAGGAGGTTACGAATGAAGAAGTTATGGGTCATGGCCTTAGGAACGGCGTTTCTTCTACAGACCGCGTCACTCTATGCAGCAGATGTTAAATTCGAAGGGGACTTCCGCGTCCGCGGGATTTATGCCGACGACCTCGACGCGAACGAGGATGTCGACGATCAGCAGGCGTTTGCGGATGGACGTTTTAGATTAAGAACCTCTGCGACGGCTGGAATTACCTCCGGGGTCGTGGTGGTTGACTTCACCAGCTCTTTCAGCGATCCGAGACAAACCGGAGCTGGCGGCGCCGCTGATTGTACTGCGACAGGTTGCACGACCGGAAACTATCGCTTCGGCTCGGCCAACTTCGGCGGGAGCTACAACATCGTCGGTGTCCGGGAAGCCTACCTCAAGCTTGATCTCAACATGGTAAAACTCGCCTTCGGCCGTAAGCCATTCAGACTCGGACATAGCCTCATCCTGGATGATACGATGGATGCAATCGTCGGAAAATTCATGGTCGGCGGGTTCGAGGTGACGTTGGCGAATGGAAAATTGCTTGACACCAATTCGACGGTTGCCCCCACAGGCGGAGGAACAGGGAGCGATACCGATCTTTACATTGCGAAAACCGGCTTCACTCATGGCGACATGCATAATATCGGCGTTTTCGCGACCTATCTTAAAGATCGTGGTCCTTTCTTCTTGCCCGCCGGTCCAGGAGCGGATAAGACCGATCTGATGGTTTTCGGTATCACCGCCGACGGAAAATTCGGTGCGATCAACCTTGGAGCCGAGTTTAATTATCTGACCGGCAGCGCGGATGTAACAGCCGGAGATGGTGTCGATCTGGAAGGAATGAACGTTTTGGTGGGAATCGGACTCGATGTGGCCGCCGTTGATGTCGGCGTCACCGCTCTTTATACGACCGGTCAGGATGCTGATGGTGATGAAACAAATATCAACGGGCTCTCCGGCAATTTCGTTCTCGGCAATATCTTGGTGAATGACAATATCCTCAGCGATCGGGAAGGACAGTGTGCCAGCATCGGCGGGGCCCGCATCGGTTCCGGGGGCTCCTCCTGTGTCGGCGGGTTGGGTATTATGGCGTTGAAGGTCTCGGCTGGACTTGAGGGCGTTCCCTTCGGCAAGACCTGCCACACCGAGTTGGCAGCCATTTGGGCCCAGACGTCGGAAGATCCGGTTGATGGGACTGGTACCGCTGGGGACAGCGACCTCGGGATTGAGATCGACCTGAACCACAAACACAAACTGGATGACAACGTCGCCGTGGCCGTCAACCTCGGCTATCTTCTCTCCGGTGATGCTTGGCAGACCCTCACCGGCGGCGATGACAATCAGCTCAAAGGGATCATTGCCCTCAATTACATGTTCTAACTCTCCTCAAATTCTCCGAATGAAAAGCCCCCCGGTTCTCAGCCGGGGGGCTTTTTTATTGGTCGTTCAGGAAACAGGGCGCTATTCCTTGCCGCGGAAGTTTGATAAAATGGGCCTGGATCGGCGGCATTTCCGGCCTGGAATAGAAAGAAGAAAGAATAGATGGAACTGAAGCAAAAAATAGAAGCCCTTCCCCATACCCCGGGTGTTTACCTCATGAAGGGAAAAAAGGGTGAGGTCCTCTACGTCGGCAAGGCGAAAGAGCTGGCGAGCCGTGTGCGGAGCTATTTTCGTCCCAATGCCGATGTGACCCCGAAGATCCGATCGATGGTCTCGCAGGTGGCCGACCTGGAATATATCGTCACCGTCAGTAACCTCGAGGCGCTGATTCTGGAGAGCAACCTCATCAAGAAACATCGCCCGAAGTACAATGTCGTTCTTCGGGACGATAAAAATTACCC contains:
- the atpG gene encoding ATP synthase F1 subunit gamma; protein product: MPVLTLRQLRERIRGAQKTKQITRTMQMVAASRLKKSEEKFRQAKPFAKKMEMILSHLQQFSEEFTHPFFESREVKSIGLVVVTSDRGLCGAYNGNVIARAEEFLAEHKAQTVKLMLIGKKGYDYFKKRDWPIHLNALDIAGKGDFQRISEITQQIIQAYLSREVDAVYLIFTSYISALSVKPICVKFLNLQQEGEVKPIQTILEPSLPEILDQFLPQFVTSKMYISLMEAFTAENSARMIAMKTATDNAKEMIERLTLQRNKARQAAITKEILEIVTAGEALKA
- the atpD gene encoding F0F1 ATP synthase subunit beta — translated: MATATTTGHIVQVIGPTVDIRFPAEQLPPILNAVKIEDAKLGINLIVEIAQHIGNDIVRCIAMGSTDGLVRGMEAKDTGAPISVPVGEQSLGRIFNVLGETIDGKGGIAKPDQRWPIHRPSPSFEEQVPVASILETGIKVVDLLAPYAKGGKVGLFGGAGVGKTVIIMELIRNIATEHGGYSVFAGVGERTREGNELYMEMSGSGVLDKTVLVFGQMNEPPGSRLRIGLSALTMAEYFRDEKGQDVLLFVDNIFRFVQAGSEVSALLGRMPSAVGYQPSLGTEMGELQERITSTTKGSITSVQAIYVPADDITDPAPATTFSHLDATTVLSRQIAELGIYPAVDPLDSTSRLMDPRIIGDQHYQTARAVQRTLQRYKDLQDIIAILGMDELSEEDRVTVQRARKIQRFLSQPFFVAETFTGIPGKYVKLADSIKSFQMIVDGKYDSLPEQAFYMVGTIEEAQEKAEKLRK
- a CDS encoding F0F1 ATP synthase subunit epsilon, whose amino-acid sequence is MAEKTFHLTVITPDRVFFDGPVRSIVAPGGDGSLGVLVDHAPLITTLQTGRLSVTSPEGKVQSFLIGPGFLDILKNEVVLLTESAKADHPTNLS